Proteins encoded in a region of the Salminus brasiliensis chromosome 2, fSalBra1.hap2, whole genome shotgun sequence genome:
- the cnot2 gene encoding CCR4-NOT transcription complex subunit 2 isoform X1: MFSATRKKFEGVESDYPDESMYYGQPSMFPHRSEKDMLASPSPSSSGQLSQLGASLYGPQSALGFSIRGMNNNNPQLNRSLTQGTQLPSHNTPTTGVPTMSLHTPPSPNRGILPMNSRNMMNHSQVGQGMSMSGRTNSMGSSGLGSPNRSSPSIICMPKQQPARQPFTINSMSGFGMGRSQGFGMNSLSNNIFNGTDGSENVTGLDLSDFPALADRSRREGNGNPTPLHNPLTGRAPYVGMVTKPSTEQSQDFSIHNEDFPALPGPNYKDPTLSTDESKSQNLNSSAKSSSSADGPKFPGDKTSAQNNNQQKKGIQVLPDGKVTNIPSGMVTDQFGMIGLLAFIRAAETDPGMVHLALGSDLTTLGLNLNSPENLYPKFASPWASAPCRPQDIDFHVPSEYLTNIHIRDKLAAIKLARYGEDLLFYLYYMNGGDLLQLLAAVELFNRDWRYHKEERVWITRAPGMEPTLKTNTYERGTYYFFDCLNWRKVAKEFHLEYDKLEERPHVPTTFNYNPAQQAF; this comes from the exons ATGTTCAGTGCTACAAGAAAGAAGTTTGAGGGGGTCGAAAGCGACTACCCAGATGAGAGCATGTACTATGGCCAGCCGTCGATGTTCCCTCATCGATCAGAGAAAGAT ATGCTGGCATCTCCCTCACCATCATCGTCAGGTCAATTGTCGCAGCTTGGTGCAAGTTTGTATGGTCCACAAA GTGCGCTAGGCTTCTCAATAAGGGGcatgaacaacaacaaccctCAGTTAAACCGCAGTTTAACACAAGGTACTCAGTTACCGAGCCATAACACCCCAACAACGGGCGTCCCAACAATGTCCCTCCATACTCCACCTTCGCCGAACAG GGGAATTCTACCCATGAACTCCAGGAACATGATGAATCACTCGCAGGTGGGTCAGGGCATGAGTATGAGTGGCAGGACCAACAGTATGGGCAGTTCGGGCCTTGGCAGCCCCAACCGCAGCTCCCCCAGCATCATCTGCATGCCAAAGCAGCAGCCAGCACGACAGCCCTTCACCATCAACAG TATGTCAGGTTTTGGAATGGGGCGAAGTCAAGGGTTTGGTATGAACTCTTTATCGAACAACATCTTCAATGGGACAG ATGGGAGTGAAAACGTGACAGGACTGGACCTCTCGGACTTCCCAGCGCTAGCAGACAGAAGTCGGAGGGAAGGAAATGGCAACCCAACACCGTTGCATAATCCCCTAACTGGAAGGGCTCCCTATG TTGGGATGGTCACAAAGCCATCAACTGAGCAGTCGCAAGATTTCTCGATTCACAACGAAGACTTTCCGGCATTGCCTGGGCCGAACTACAAGGATCCAACGTTGAGCACGGACGAAAGCAAATCA CAGAACTTGAACTCATCAGCTAAGAGCAGCTCCAGTGCAGATGGCCCCAAGTTCCCAGGTGATAAGACATCAGCACAGAACAACAACCAGCAGAAGAAGGGGATCCAGGTCTTGCCTGATG GCAAAGTGACAAACATTCCTTCAGGAATGGTGACGGACCAGTTTGGAATGATTGGGCTCCTGGCCTTCATCCGGGCAGCCGAGACAGATCCTGGCATGGTTCACCTGGCATTGGGAAGCGACCTGACTACACTGGGACTCAATCTCAATTCACCCGA GAATCTGTATCCTAAGTTTGCATCTCCTTGGGCCTCTGCACCATGCCGACCACAGGATATTG ACTTCCATGTTCCCTCTGAGTACTTAACCAACATTCATATAAGGGACAAG CTGGCTGCAATAAAACTGGCACGTTATGGAGAGGACTTGCTGTTCTACCTCTACTACATGAATGGAGGAGACCTCTTACAGCTTCTGGCTGCTGTGGAACT CTTTAACCGAGACTGGAGGTACCATAAGGAGGAGAGGGTGTGGATTACACGAGCACCCGGCATGGAACCCACCCTGAAGACCAACACCTATGAGAGAGGGACATACTACTTCTTTGATTGTCTTAACTGGAGGAAGGTAGCTAAG GAGTTTCACCTCGAATATGACAAGCTTGAGGAGCGGCCTCACGTGCCAACCACCTTCAACTACAACCCGGCCCAGCAGGCCTTCTGA
- the cnot2 gene encoding CCR4-NOT transcription complex subunit 2 isoform X2: MFSATRKKFEGVESDYPDESMYYGQPSMFPHRSEKDMLASPSPSSSGQLSQLGASLYGPQSALGFSIRGMNNNNPQLNRSLTQGTQLPSHNTPTTGVPTMSLHTPPSPNRGILPMNSRNMMNHSQVGQGMSMSGRTNSMGSSGLGSPNRSSPSIICMPKQQPARQPFTINSMSGFGMGRSQGFGMNSLSNNIFNGTDGSENVTGLDLSDFPALADRSRREGNGNPTPLHNPLTGRAPYVGMVTKPSTEQSQDFSIHNEDFPALPGPNYKDPTLSTDESKSNLNSSAKSSSSADGPKFPGDKTSAQNNNQQKKGIQVLPDGKVTNIPSGMVTDQFGMIGLLAFIRAAETDPGMVHLALGSDLTTLGLNLNSPENLYPKFASPWASAPCRPQDIDFHVPSEYLTNIHIRDKLAAIKLARYGEDLLFYLYYMNGGDLLQLLAAVELFNRDWRYHKEERVWITRAPGMEPTLKTNTYERGTYYFFDCLNWRKVAKEFHLEYDKLEERPHVPTTFNYNPAQQAF; the protein is encoded by the exons ATGTTCAGTGCTACAAGAAAGAAGTTTGAGGGGGTCGAAAGCGACTACCCAGATGAGAGCATGTACTATGGCCAGCCGTCGATGTTCCCTCATCGATCAGAGAAAGAT ATGCTGGCATCTCCCTCACCATCATCGTCAGGTCAATTGTCGCAGCTTGGTGCAAGTTTGTATGGTCCACAAA GTGCGCTAGGCTTCTCAATAAGGGGcatgaacaacaacaaccctCAGTTAAACCGCAGTTTAACACAAGGTACTCAGTTACCGAGCCATAACACCCCAACAACGGGCGTCCCAACAATGTCCCTCCATACTCCACCTTCGCCGAACAG GGGAATTCTACCCATGAACTCCAGGAACATGATGAATCACTCGCAGGTGGGTCAGGGCATGAGTATGAGTGGCAGGACCAACAGTATGGGCAGTTCGGGCCTTGGCAGCCCCAACCGCAGCTCCCCCAGCATCATCTGCATGCCAAAGCAGCAGCCAGCACGACAGCCCTTCACCATCAACAG TATGTCAGGTTTTGGAATGGGGCGAAGTCAAGGGTTTGGTATGAACTCTTTATCGAACAACATCTTCAATGGGACAG ATGGGAGTGAAAACGTGACAGGACTGGACCTCTCGGACTTCCCAGCGCTAGCAGACAGAAGTCGGAGGGAAGGAAATGGCAACCCAACACCGTTGCATAATCCCCTAACTGGAAGGGCTCCCTATG TTGGGATGGTCACAAAGCCATCAACTGAGCAGTCGCAAGATTTCTCGATTCACAACGAAGACTTTCCGGCATTGCCTGGGCCGAACTACAAGGATCCAACGTTGAGCACGGACGAAAGCAAATCA AACTTGAACTCATCAGCTAAGAGCAGCTCCAGTGCAGATGGCCCCAAGTTCCCAGGTGATAAGACATCAGCACAGAACAACAACCAGCAGAAGAAGGGGATCCAGGTCTTGCCTGATG GCAAAGTGACAAACATTCCTTCAGGAATGGTGACGGACCAGTTTGGAATGATTGGGCTCCTGGCCTTCATCCGGGCAGCCGAGACAGATCCTGGCATGGTTCACCTGGCATTGGGAAGCGACCTGACTACACTGGGACTCAATCTCAATTCACCCGA GAATCTGTATCCTAAGTTTGCATCTCCTTGGGCCTCTGCACCATGCCGACCACAGGATATTG ACTTCCATGTTCCCTCTGAGTACTTAACCAACATTCATATAAGGGACAAG CTGGCTGCAATAAAACTGGCACGTTATGGAGAGGACTTGCTGTTCTACCTCTACTACATGAATGGAGGAGACCTCTTACAGCTTCTGGCTGCTGTGGAACT CTTTAACCGAGACTGGAGGTACCATAAGGAGGAGAGGGTGTGGATTACACGAGCACCCGGCATGGAACCCACCCTGAAGACCAACACCTATGAGAGAGGGACATACTACTTCTTTGATTGTCTTAACTGGAGGAAGGTAGCTAAG GAGTTTCACCTCGAATATGACAAGCTTGAGGAGCGGCCTCACGTGCCAACCACCTTCAACTACAACCCGGCCCAGCAGGCCTTCTGA
- the lrrc10 gene encoding leucine-rich repeat-containing protein 10, with protein MWTGIMGNIVRGAVAFIPSDRCQQYLVGDLKEMPLDCTVDLSSRQLRRFPIRACAFSELVKLYLSDNHLSSLPPELHSLQKLQLLALDFNCFEELPSVVCSLRQLNILYLGNNRLYKLPKELAKLSELKTLWLETNCFTKFPCVVCKLPNLKTLHLGYNQFHSLPGELVRLSELRSIWLAGNLLNEFPPVLLEMHYLEVIDVDRNRIRQFPTLSHLRGLKLVIYDHNPCVNAPSVGEGVRRVGRWADCSEEEDDESEGKAAEVSLEVKGQLPESE; from the coding sequence ATGTGGACTGGAATAATGGGAAATATTGTTCGTGGAGCTGTGGCCTTCATTCCATCAGACCGGTGTCAGCAGTATTTGGTGGGGGACTTGAAGGAGATGCCCCTTGACTGTACTGTGGATCTGAGCAGTCGTCAGTTGCGCCGCTTCCCCATTAGAGCGTGTGCCTTCAGTGAACTTGTTAAACTTTACCTCAGTGATAACCACCTGAGCAGTCTACCACCTGAGCTCCACAGCCTACAAAAGCTTCAGCTTCTGGCTCTGGACTTCAACTGCTTCGAGGAGCTGCCTTCAGTTGTCTGCAGCCTTCGGCAGCTCAATATCCTCTACCTCGGGAATAATCGACTTTACAAGCTGCCAAAGGAGCTGGCCAAGCTCTCCGAACTAAAGACACTGTGGCTGGAGACCAACTGCTTCACGAAGTTCCCATGTGTTGTGTGTAAGCTTCCCAACCTGAAGACCCTCCATCTGGGCTACAATCAATTTCATAGCTTGCCTGGCGAGCTGGTTAGGTTAAGTGAGCTACGAAGCATCTGGCTAGCAGGAAACTTGCTGAATGAATTTCCACCAGTGCTTCTAGAAATGCACTATTTGGAAGTAATTGATGTAGACAGAAACCGCATAAGACAATTTCCGACGCTTAGCCACCTGAGGGGACTGAAGCTGGTCATCTATGACCACAACCCCTGCGTTAATGCACCCTCTGTAGGGGAGGGTGTCAGACGGGTGGGCCGCTGGGCTGACTGCTCtgaagaggaagatgatgaATCTGAAGGAAAGGCAGCTGAGGTGTCCCTAGAGGTGAAAGGTCAGCTTCCAGAAAGCGAGTAA